A stretch of the Candidatus Jettenia sp. AMX2 genome encodes the following:
- a CDS encoding UbiA-like polyprenyltransferase yields the protein MDYRYVRRHQESHKTFATLKNIDIEVAMDIPLILKKTGSILGLIKFPHTIFSLPFAVMSALLASGGLPYPRQLFFILGALIAARSAAMSFNRLVDTGYDHSNPRTAYRVELQEKIGRRNLWIFTIFCISLFLVFAWLLNYLALYLSPLAILIIFGYSYTKRFTHLSHFVLGLALALSPVGAWIGIRGTMAFAPVLLAIAVVLWTAGFDIIYACQDIEHDISSGLYSIPKKLGIKGALILSGILHFLMVIVLLILPMYTGLGIIYSAGICIIAALLFYEHSLVRPNDLSRLNTAFFTVNGMISIGIMCITMIDIFIQKTGF from the coding sequence ATGGATTACAGGTATGTACGCAGACATCAGGAGTCCCATAAAACATTTGCCACGTTAAAGAATATAGACATTGAGGTTGCTATGGATATTCCGCTCATACTAAAAAAAACGGGTTCAATACTAGGTCTAATTAAATTTCCGCATACCATCTTCTCATTACCTTTCGCTGTCATGAGTGCACTCCTTGCATCAGGCGGCTTACCGTATCCCAGACAGTTATTCTTCATTCTTGGTGCATTAATAGCAGCACGGAGCGCCGCTATGTCTTTTAACCGGTTAGTTGATACCGGTTATGACCACTCAAATCCCCGCACTGCCTATCGCGTTGAACTACAGGAAAAGATTGGCAGAAGAAATCTATGGATATTTACCATATTTTGTATTTCACTCTTTCTCGTTTTTGCATGGTTGCTCAATTATTTGGCGCTTTATCTCTCCCCCCTGGCAATTCTGATAATTTTCGGGTACTCCTATACAAAGCGTTTTACACATTTATCTCATTTCGTGCTTGGCCTTGCATTAGCGCTTTCACCGGTAGGTGCATGGATAGGAATCAGGGGAACGATGGCATTTGCGCCTGTCTTACTGGCAATTGCCGTGGTTTTATGGACCGCCGGATTTGATATTATCTATGCGTGCCAGGACATTGAACATGATATAAGCTCAGGATTATACTCTATTCCTAAAAAACTGGGGATCAAAGGTGCACTCATACTTTCCGGCATATTACATTTCTTAATGGTTATCGTATTACTGATACTTCCCATGTATACCGGTCTGGGCATAATCTATTCAGCTGGAATCTGTATTATTGCTGCACTATTGTTTTATGAACATTCACTGGTAAGACCCAACGACCTTTCCAGGCTCAATACTGCTTTTTTTACCGTCAATGGCATGATTAGCATAGGCATAATGTGTATTACCATGATAGATATTTTTATCCAAAAGACCGGGTTTTAA
- a CDS encoding DUF2905 domain-containing protein, with product MGELNVLGKMLLFLGIIMIIIGGLFMLGGKVPFFGRLPGDIVIQRKNMTFYFPLTTGIIISIIFSLIMWLLARK from the coding sequence ATGGGTGAATTGAATGTACTTGGCAAGATGTTACTATTTCTTGGAATTATTATGATTATCATTGGCGGGCTATTTATGCTTGGTGGTAAGGTTCCGTTTTTCGGAAGGCTTCCAGGGGATATTGTTATTCAAAGGAAAAATATGACTTTTTATTTTCCTCTTACAACGGGAATTATCATAAGCATCATCTTTTCTCTTATTATGTGGTTGTTGGCCAGGAAATAA